The following proteins come from a genomic window of Pseudomonas hygromyciniae:
- the rnk gene encoding nucleoside diphosphate kinase regulator, with protein MTAPSIILTRLDVQRLEQLIDRMDDKLPGVIALQAELDRAEDLVGHDEVPAGVVTMNSSVHCREQLSGKDYHLTLVYPKDANADEGKISILAPVGSALLGLQVGQHIDWPAPGGKTLKLELLSVEGQPKDGGAFPL; from the coding sequence ATGACTGCACCTTCCATCATCCTCACCCGTCTCGATGTGCAACGTCTTGAGCAACTGATCGACCGTATGGACGACAAATTGCCAGGCGTCATCGCCCTGCAAGCCGAACTTGACCGCGCCGAAGACCTCGTTGGCCACGATGAAGTGCCTGCTGGTGTTGTCACCATGAACTCCAGCGTGCATTGCCGTGAGCAACTCAGCGGCAAGGACTATCACCTGACCCTGGTCTACCCCAAGGACGCGAATGCCGACGAAGGCAAAATCTCGATCCTGGCCCCAGTGGGCAGCGCGTTGCTGGGCCTGCAAGTTGGCCAGCATATCGATTGGCCAGCTCCCGGCGGCAAGACCCTCAAGCTTGAGCTGCTGAGTGTCGAAGGCCAGCCCAAGGACGGCGGCGCGTTTCCCCTCTAA
- a CDS encoding DUF1289 domain-containing protein, with product MTQPAPARPPKPLFSNVSPAVPSPCISLCRLDEQKVCLGCFRHVEDIREWRSADDQRRRVIVAQAAQRKAGA from the coding sequence GTGACCCAGCCTGCGCCCGCCCGCCCGCCCAAGCCGCTGTTCAGCAATGTCAGCCCAGCTGTGCCGTCACCTTGTATCAGTTTGTGTCGGTTGGATGAGCAAAAAGTCTGCCTTGGCTGCTTCCGGCACGTGGAAGACATCCGTGAATGGCGCTCCGCTGACGATCAGCGGCGCCGCGTGATCGTCGCCCAGGCCGCGCAACGCAAGGCTGGCGCCTGA
- the cyaY gene encoding iron donor protein CyaY, giving the protein MSLTEARFHDLVDATQQALEDIFDESGLDVDLENSAGVLTVKFENGSQLIFSRQEPLRQLWLAARSGGFHFDYDEEENRWSHDTSDELLSEMLARITQEQAGVELDFDEI; this is encoded by the coding sequence ATGAGTTTGACCGAAGCCCGCTTTCACGACCTGGTCGATGCAACCCAGCAAGCGCTGGAGGATATTTTCGACGAGAGTGGCCTGGATGTGGATCTGGAGAATTCCGCTGGCGTGCTGACCGTCAAATTCGAAAACGGCAGCCAGTTGATTTTCAGTCGACAGGAGCCGCTGCGTCAGTTGTGGCTGGCAGCGCGATCTGGAGGTTTTCACTTCGACTATGACGAAGAAGAAAATCGCTGGTCGCACGACACCAGCGACGAACTGTTGAGCGAAATGCTTGCGCGCATTACCCAGGAACAAGCCGGCGTCGAGCTGGATTTCGACGAGATCTGA
- the lptM gene encoding LPS translocon maturation chaperone LptM, which translates to MKRLISSLAALVAVACLVSACGQKGPLYLPDDSKDPNEQAQTSQSKAHKHDIN; encoded by the coding sequence ATGAAGCGCCTGATCTCTTCCCTTGCTGCGCTCGTCGCGGTCGCTTGCCTCGTCAGTGCCTGTGGTCAAAAAGGCCCGCTGTACCTGCCCGATGACAGCAAAGACCCGAATGAACAGGCGCAAACGTCGCAATCCAAAGCGCACAAGCACGACATCAATTAA